In Brassica napus cultivar Da-Ae chromosome A3, Da-Ae, whole genome shotgun sequence, the sequence TCAGCTCTTCAACGTTATCACTCTCGTTCACATCAACCCGAAACATTCCCCCAGGTTTATCATACTGCGTCATGATAAGAGTCAGCTTCGGCGGTTGTAGAGACTTCTCGGTTTGAAACACTTGACTGCTGCTCTCTGCTGTTGAGTTTGACTTTACTGAAGAATGCTCCGTTTCAAACACTTGGTTCATGTTTAGGATCTCGTCGAATGTACTCGCAGGCCAGTTACTATCGGTTAAAATATGACGGTAGTCACCAAACGAGAAGTCTCCAAATGTGCTGGACATATCCGTTTGAAACATGTGGTCCTCGTTGGCGATAGCTCCATAAGTGTTAGACGGAAGATATGGCTCCTTCTGAAGAAAATCTTGATTCATCTGGTTTCTCCTCAATGATTCTTGAATCTTGTTGTTGTCTCCAAAGGTTGTCATCTCAGGCCAGAAACCTTGCTTCATGCTGATATCTTGAGGCATCTCTGGAAACAGACCATCGTTGCTCACAAGCCTATCTTGATTATAGAAAGCTTCACTTGCATGTGACAGTGGCGGCACTTGGTTGCTCCTCGCCATCGTACGCGGATCTTGATTAAAGAAAGCTGCACTTGCATGTGACGGTGGCACTGGAGACATCTGCGTTTGATGAAGAACTTGATTGCTCCTCGGCACTTGATTAAAGAAAGCTGCACTTGCATGTGACGGTGGCAGCACTTGGTTGCTCCTCGCCATCTTACGCGGATCTTGATTAAGGAAAGATGCACTTGCATGTGACGGTGGGACTTGATCGTAGTTGCTCCTACCCATGGAAGGGACGAACCCTTGGGTTGCATATGGAGATTGATGGAGCATTTGATTGTTATCAGCAAGTACCAAAAGGAGGAGGCGAGAGTTGTTGACGATACGATATACGCTGAGCTGATAATGATCTACAACAAGTTTGATGCCATTGAAGTAAAGGGTTTGCCTGGAAACAGGGATACCTTGAGAGTTCTCGATACTCATTTTGATATCAAACACTATATTACGAGGGTCAAGATCAAAAGATAACGTTGAGCCAAACATAGTGACCACGAACACCTTCATAACTGTATCATGGTTTTCTTGTTAGTACGCTGAATATCCGGATTGAATATTCCGAAACAAAACGTGATGGAAACGATAATATAAGGCTGtaagaagtttgaaaaaaaaacataaggaaATAGACGAATATGTGGAGTCGAGATCTGATCTCTTTCTTTAACTCAACCAATCGTTCGTAGGTGAAATGGTTTCTGTATAATTTTTGAATCATCGGATAAAACCATGTGAGACTGTTTTGAATCACCCAAACAGAATCCGTAAACTTAACATTTACGCTATAGTTTCGAGACTTACTTTAGAAAACTTGAGGCACTGTTGAGACTTTTGTatatggaagattatcttgtgcAAGATTTTTTATTCATGAGTGTATCTATGACGGCGAGAATAAGATGTCTATTtatacgagtgatttacaaatCTTAGTCATGAAGTAATTTGGACATCTGTCACTAAGTTTACTAAGCTTTGGCCATTTGTCATCAAATCATTTGTTAACTAAGCTTAGACATTAAAATAGCTTAGTCACCAAATTTACTAAGATTAAGCCATTTGTCGCCAAATAAACTTAGCTTAGTCATCAACTTAGAGCCTGACTGGGCATCATAAAAAAGGAGAATGGCTCGGCTATACTATCCAGCCAAGCCAGAAAATGTAACTGCATTAGGgatgcggttgcgggcggttatGAATGCTGGTTGTTACAGTTTTAAGCGTTTTAAAAAGATTTGTACTACTGATACAATGGTTTGAAATTGTTGCGTTTACGAGATACTTACAACTCGTTAACTATCAAATGCATCatgattaaattataaattaacaatatatacattttgtataattataaaagtatttaaaatcattatattataataaatataaaattatatttataaaattatactattaaattttaaaaaactatagaattttttttgttttaaagttttatagtataaattaaaatataatatagactttttattatttatattatttcaatttaaaatgtttattgaatatttttatttttatattgtttttttaaataaaaaaattgtaccctcccgcaaccgttggagggaaccagcttttgaatttcaGAGGTTTaaagcggtttgaagcgatttatAGTGTTTTATGTGATTATTACAAAACGTCAACAACCGCCatcaaccgcaaaagctgcgtttgcgggtggtggAGGGGAAATGAGTCATGCCTTTAAGGCCCGACTGGTTCAAGCGCAGCGGTTACAAGTGCAGGAGTTTGCGGATGCAGGTGGTAGCAGTTTCAAGTATTATTAAGCGTTTTGTATGACTGGTACAACGTTTAAAAATTGTTGGGTTTGCAGAATATTTGTGACTAGTTGATCATAAGATATTACAACGGTTTAGTAATAAATTACCAATATTAAGATATTATagcattataaaaatataaaaacatactattgtaataaaatataataattatcaatataatatgattaataataatattatgtttatttatttaactttttaaattagttgaaagttataattttaatttttttttgaagatttatattaaaatttaaaagaatattttgtttcGTTTTACATATGTGTAAAtctttatatatgtatgtatattaatttttaaaaattctaatgaatagttagttagtttaaagtttttattaaaaaaaaatgattctgtttgtgaatttaaattaatatataaaatatgtatatatttttatttataatattttcattttaaaatatttttgaaaaatttgttatatttatttatccgCCCACAACAGTCCGCAGCCGCCTGCAACCGCAAACACTAGCTAGAACGAGCCTTTGATTTTAGGAGGTACGGAACGGTTTGAAACGATTTATAACGGTTTGTATGATTATTTCGAAACGATGTCAACCGCAAAGCTGCGTTTATGGGTGGTAACGGGGAAACCAGTCAGACCTTTAGTAAAATGCTTTTACATTGTCCACAGACAACTCAACATTTTACTCAGCCAACGGAATTGGAAAAATACGGTGGCCTTTCTCCATTTAAAGTCAAACATTTACTTTATActagattatatttttacacGATTCATTAGACTTGTAAAAATTCTATTCAAACATCCGTACTTATTTTTACTAGGCCCAATCGACTTGTAAAAATTAGTATCCCCCACATTAATAAAATTAGTCTCAACACATGTAAAAAGACTCGGGAAATTATGCAGACTCAACTAATTAGACATAACTAAAAATTAGTATCCCctacattaataaaattaatctaaACACAGACTTTTCGAGAGCATAAACGAAAACTAactatatatgatgttttagcaTTTTTCAGCCTTGAACTACACTGTTAGTATATGCCGACTTTAATGTCTTGAATCCTCCAAAATTTTACATCCGAGTCAACAAATATAACACAGCTGTGGGTCACAATAGTTAGGGTTCCGTCTTGCTTTCCCATGCATCCGATTTCAAAGATAGATCCTTTTCTGAAGGTATCAGTAGGTGCTTGATAGAGTTATTGATTTGTAAATAGACAACTGCAAACCTAATAATGGGTCAACTCATGCACATGCATGTTCCATTAAAAAACTCACCAATCTAAGGAGGAAGTCCAGACTCGATCCATTACTACCGTGTTGCCTTTTAATTGCTTGGAAACCTTTGATAATGTGATATTTCGTTTTATTTATGAAGAAAACATTAATCTTCAAGAAAAGAATGTGAAGCTATAAGGAATTAGAAAGACCGGAAGTAGATCCTTGTTGATAAAGATCAGATAGAAGacaatttattagtttattaacAATGGAccatagtttttgttttgttcgaTATGATCTGGTCTTTAACTTCAGTCTACAGTATGGTTAAAGGTACATACACGCCAAATGTGTTCTTTAGATTAGACCATCCTATCAAACACAGAACTCAAAGTcctcaacaaaacaaaaacagcaAGGCATTCATCATTTAGATCATATTAGTGATTACATGTCTTTTAGCATATTAGCAGAAAATGCACAGAGTCAAAGACCAAATGATCCATTCCCTATGTATAGAAGTCCTTGATATCAGGTTCGGGCAAAATCTCAATGGTATCACCGTTAGCTACTCGGTTCATGCTGAAGGACTTATCATCGACCAACACTCTCTCTTTGTGCATAAAGAAGTACCCTTCTGCAGGCAGATCTAACTGATACTTCTGTTGCATCTTCTCCAGCTCTTTCCTCAGCTCTTCAACGTTATCATTCGCATTCACATCAACAAGAAAGTCACTCCCAGGTTTATCATACTGCGTCATGATTACTGTCAGCTTCTGCGGCGATGGAGCCAAATCTTGATTCTCGTTGTCTCTCCCACACGATTCTTGAATGTTAACGTTGTCTCCGGTTGTCCCAGGCCAGGAACCTTCCATTTTTCTGGTTTCTTGGGCTGTCCAAGGCAATGGAGCTCTTTCAAGAAACTCGTCCATGGAAAATGACTCTAGTACATCGGGTTGATCAAGCACTTGACCGTCGTTGCTCTCAAGCCGATCTTGATTATAGAAAGCTTCACTTGCATGTGACGGTGGTACTTGGTTGCTCCTCGCCATCGTACGCGGATCTTGATTATGGAAAGATGCACTTGCATGTGACTGTGGCACTTGGTTGCTCTTCGCAATCGTATGCGGATCTTGATTAAAGAAAGACGAACTTGCATGGGACGGTAGCAGTTGATCGTAGTTGCGCATCGCCATGGAAGGGACGAAGCCTTGAGTTGCATATGGAGATTGGTGGAGCATTTGATTGTTGACGTGATCATCACGTACTTCGAGGAGGAGGCGAGAGTTACTAACGATACGATACGTTGGGAGCTGATAACGATCTACAACAAGTTCCACGCCATCGAAGAAGAGCTTTTGCGTGGAAACAGGGATACCATGAGAGTTCTCGATCCGCTTTTTGATATCTGAAAGTTTATTGATGGGACTAAGATCAAAGGTGAACGTTGAGCCAAACTTAGTGTCCACGAACACCCTCATAACTGATGAACAAGAAAGAGAGAGCcaagagcgagagagagaacGTACGTGATGATAATCTGTAACGAGagtttgatataaatcaaattattcaCGTATCAAATGGATTACGTGTCCCTTAAGTTAAAGAATCTTAAGCGTCAACAACTAAATTGATCCCGCGGTTAATAATAAGCATTATTTTGTGTGCGATTACAACTTGCAATGTTTGAAACACAGCTTTTTCTcagaacaaaaaattaaatccGACCCATACATAGTCCAGGCCCGACCCAGTGTCTCATTCCGCTTACGACATATATCCAAACTGATACTTGAAACGCTAATCTCAAGAGTATGGATGATAGGTAGTCATGTGATCTGCTCGTAATCTGATGTAACACTGTATCCCAGTCTGTACTAGCCTCCGATGCCATGTTACTTCTATCTAAAGAGTAAAAGTGTATGAGTAAGCAAATACCAATGATCCCAAGATTCATCAGGTTCACAGTTCACTACAAGATCAAACAAGCTTGAATATGTCCCCAGTGTCGCATTCTTGTACCTGACTATAGCATATCCCTTATTGCAATCCAAGTGATGAAACTGAACCAGGGAACCCTGATAGACTATAGTTGTCCCAAACCCTGTAATGATAGATTGATAGCTAAGTATGTAACGATTACAATCTCAAAGCGAAAGTAAACGATACAACTATCTCATAGTGATCGAGAGAGCAGTCTCATAACTACTTACAACTACAACATTGAAGCATAAGGGATCAATCTACAAATCTCTGTTTATTAATAGTTCTTCACTCTCCAGCTGACTGGCTCGTGACAACAAACCCTCCGCATGAGATAGAGTCTTTTACTTCACTCTTCTTCTTGAGCTAAGACAACTTCCTCACTTGCCACGTCATTCCTTTCCTCCAAAATTACTCTTCCAAATCTTCTTGTATCTATCAATACTTCCCCAATGAAATCTAGTTTGCCTCAAGTTTGTAAGAAGAAAAACTATTGTGACTGGTTGTAACTGTTGTGGCCGtaagctttttaaaaaattgatgtaCAAAAGTTAGACTCTAAAAATTGATTATAGCTTTAATAACCTAAAATCACAAATTACTGGtttcttaaaaacataaaacttaaaaaaagcaATTAAAAGAACAGTAgaattaataaaatctaaaaaaaaatctgaatgaCTAAATACTGTAAAAACTTTGGAATGGGTAAATGTTTCAACAGCCTAATATAAACTACAAAactgaaataaaaattataaaattttgattgcGCTAATCTGATTTGAACTAATATGAACATGGACAGTTTTGGATATAAGTAATATAATGAACTATTTATCTTAGTCTCCAAAATTcaataattaaaacatttaCAACCTCTTAAATTTCAGAGCCGCTGTGATCGGGTTGTTTCCCTTTTCTCGGTTGGTTAAGTATAATATTGAAGTATTTCTTTTTTACATCAGAACCAGAAGATTAAGTGTTGATTATGTGATTAATCCTGAGATAACAAAAAGTTTCACTTAGGGGGTATTCGGATTTTGTTTTAACAAGTTGTTCTTCACAGAAACTTAAGGCCCAATAGTAGTTTAAGAACTACTAAAATGGGCTTATTCTGACTCGGGTCGGGTCAAAAAGAAACCGGGGCGGGCATTTCAAGAGAAACCCTCAGGCAACTAAAACCCCATCTCGCCTGTTTAGCCGATTTatctttcttcctctctctctctctctctgtggcTCTAGCCATTTCTCTTTTGCTTAAAAAGTCAAAATGGCCTCCGTCGCTCTTCGAAATCCAACCTCGAAGCGTCTACTTCCCTTCTCTACTCAGATCTACTCACGCTGCGGTGGTTCCATCTCTTCGTCTCCCTCGATCTCTCACTCGATCGGAGGAGGAGATGATCTCTCTCCCTCAAGCTTCGGAGCTTCCCTGTGGAGATCCATGGCTACCTTTACACGAAAGTGAGTTCCTTTATCTTGATTTGGAATTGGTTGGTGTTGACATGACTGTCCTCTGTTTTGTAatactttgttgttgttgtagtaaACCTCATGTTAATGTCGGAACGATCGGGCATGTGGATCACGGGAAGACCACTTTGACTGCTGCAATCACAAAGGtctttcctttattttttttttgtttaattttgtcGTAAATGGTGAGAAGTCGTTTTTTGAAGTTGATATAGGGATCTTTACTTGTTGTTTAGGTTCTTGCTGAGGAGGGCAAAGCTAAAGCTATTGCCTTTGATGAGATTGATAAAGCTcctgaggagaagaagagaggaatTACCATTGCCACGGTTTGTGTTTATATTATCTtcttttctctctgtttttcgTATCTTCAAGTCAGCATTTTTACTTGGTTGTGTAGGCTCATGTGGAGTACGAGACTGCTAAGCGTCACTATGCTCATGTTGATTGCCCTGGACACGCTGATTATGTTAAGGTAAGGCGCCAACATTCCTTTGTACTTCATATAGGTGTTGATAATAATGAGAGAGTCTAGAATTTTTATTATACTAGTTTCCTTGGTATATTACATATTATGCATTTTTGAAGCTAGTAACTCCAGTTAAGTGATCATGGCTTTGAAGTATAACTACTGTAAGGATTATTATCTAGGAATGCATTTTaatcttattaaagtagaaactttaaacataaattaatatttaatgtatattaagtctatataaatataaacaaaatattgtatTGTTTGCTTTTAATTATTCCAAAAAATCTTTTGATTCATTCTACACCAAAAAAATACATCTACAATTAAGATATTTGTATACACCaaataattgaataaaataCTTGCTAGTACTAATAGTTCATATTAATGGAGTAACATGCACAGTAGGGTTTCATtagaaatattttcataaacgCTTGCGCTTCATTGCTTCATTTTGCTAACTTTTCAGAATATGATTACTGGAGCTGCACAAATGGATGGTGGGATTCTTGTGGTTTCAGGTCCAGATGGACCCATGCCTCAGACCAAGGAACATATTCTACTTGCCCGTCAGGTTCGCTTCTTTACAATCGTGAACACTTGAAGTTACTCAAAGTGAATTAGATATTAATTTTGTGATGTTCCACAGGTTGGTGTTCCATCACTTGTGTGCTTCTTGAACAAAGTCGATGTGGTGGATGATCCAGAGCTATTGGAGCTTGTAGAGATGGAACTACGTGGTTTGTAAATCTTTTATGTCAcatattttattcttttcagTTAAGTTCAAGCATCTGAGATCAACTTTTGTCTTGATCCAGAACTTCTAAGCTTCTACAAGTTCCCTGGGGATGATATCCCAATCATCCGGGGATCTGCTCTGTGTGCACTTCAGGGCACAAACGATGAAATTGGAAGGCAAGCTATATTGAAGCTGATGGATGCTGTTGATGAGTACATACCTGACCCTGTTCGTGTGCTTGACAAGGCTTTCTTGATGCCTATTGAAGATGTTTTCTCAATCCAGGTATACTAATCTCTTACTCTTGGCgttcatttgttttaaaaaaatcagttcTGATGGTTTTCTATATCTTGAAGGGACGTGGAACTGTTGCAACCGGACGTATTGAGCAAGGAGTCATCAAAGTTGGTGAAGAAGTTGAGATATTGGGTTTAAAAGACGTGAGTGTGCCTTTATTAAGCCAAAGTGGTGATTGATTACTGAAAGCTATTGTAACTAAGCATGTTCTTGATTTGATTTTCAGGGACCTCCAATGAAATCTACTGTAACTGGGGTTGAGATGTTCAAGAAGATTTTGGATAATGGACAGGTAAAAGGCAATACTGAGAGACTACAAAGACTAATGATACTTGTGATTAATTAAACTTTGGATTCCATTATGTTAGGCTGGTGACAATGTTGGACTTCTTCTGCGTGGGCTCAAGAGAGAAGACATTCAGCGTGGAATGGTAAAGCTTTAAGCATCCTTATAATGATAGCAAAGCCAACTTTACTGaagcttttctctctctctctctgttaggTGATTGCTAAGCCTGGTTCATGCAAGACATACAAAAAGTTTGAAGCGGAGATCTATGTGCTCACAAAGGACGAAGGTGGACGTCACACTGCTTTTCTCTCCAACTACAGGCCTCAGTTCTATTTGAGGACTGCAGATATCACTGGGAGAGTAGAGTTACCAGACGACGTGAAGATGGTTATGCCTGGTGACAATGTCACTGCTGTTTTCGAGCTTATCATGCCTGTCCCACTCGAAATAGGTCAAGAATCTTTCAGTCACTCTACCTTTTTGTGATTCAACAATTTTAGTTTCTGACTTGCTAACATTTTTTTTGCACTATTGTGAAACAGGTCAAAGATTTGCCCTGAGGGAAGGAGGTAGAACAGTTGGAGCTGGTGTTGTATCAAAAGTGATGacttgaagacttctcaaaagCCATCTCTAGGAACCCATCAATGATGTgatttatttcttctttttgttcctCTGCTTTGAGATTTCAACTATATCAAATAACACAGAGAGAAGCATAATTTAAGTTTCCAACTCTTGATTTGTTGCTTCCTACTctgaaaaaactataaaatagtgTCTTTAAATTCTCACTTTCTGCATTGTTTCTAGCGATTGGATTTTGAATGATTCCAAATCTTTCTAGTGTGTTCATCAATGTTCAACAAGTCGCTTATCGATAATTAGAAGATAATTGATTATGCGGATGCCTAAACCAGTTTTTTAAGCACTCAAAACCAATTTTTTAACTCTGTTAAGAGACTCAAGACTATAAAATAGCAACTTACTCACTTTCtgcaattttattttgaattattcaaaattttatagcGTATCCAGGAAAACAATTAATGATGAGATCTTGCTCATCAAACAAATGGAAGAGATTCTTACAAAACATTATTTCATTCTGCAAAATTCTTAGACCTCTTATCTTAGGTTCTACAACAAACAATACCATCTTCACATTTATATGCTTAATACCAAACAAGTTTTAGTCATTTACAAACGACCTTAAAAGCTTTCCACTGAGTAGTAAAATCAAGATTCTGAAATCTTTCACTGCTGAGTCCTCAACATGCAAACCTAAGTGCAAACACAGCGAGTACAGTAGCAGCTCTGAAGTAAACCTCCTTGATGCTCCTCTCCACATTGTTCATGATTTCATCACCCTTCAAACTTGAGCAAGGCTTGTTTGCTTTCCTATTGACATGAACAATCACCTCCCTCAGTCTATTCACAGCCCAAGACAGTATCACCAAACTGAAACCAAGTCCAGTGTCGAAAAACTTGTTTGCGCAAAAGGGCACACGCCTTGAAGCAATGCTACAGACCACTGAGAAGAGCACAGCCATTCCGGTTCCAGCAGCGGTGATAGAGAACTGAGTGAGAAGCTCTGAGAGCTCTCCGCATGATCTCTGTAAAGTGAGTATCgtcgtttgtttgttttgatgaTCGTTGCCTATCATTAATGACAGAAGGCTCTCGTAGGCGTGGAGATGGTTTCTTTTGTAGAGGTCTCTCTCTTTGGCTTTCCGCTTTGTGTTTAGTTTCTTTGGTGAAGGCTTGAGCCTGGTTTTCTCAGGACTGTTGGAATCAAAAGAAACCATTGTTAAAATATGAGTAACACTATTACACAAAAG encodes:
- the LOC106442028 gene encoding ubiquitin domain-containing protein 7SL RNA1, producing MRVFVDTKFGSTFTFDLSPINKLSDIKKRIENSHGIPVSTQKLFFDGVELVVDRYQLPTYRIVSNSRLLLEVRDDHVNNQMLHQSPYATQGFVPSMAMRNYDQLLPSHASSSFFNQDPHTIAKSNQVPQSHASASFHNQDPRTMARSNQVPPSHASEAFYNQDRLESNDGQVLDQPDVLESFSMDEFLERAPLPWTAQETRKMEGSWPGTTGDNVNIQESCGRDNENQDLAPSPQKLTVIMTQYDKPGSDFLVDVNANDNVEELRKELEKMQQKYQLDLPAEGYFFMHKERVLVDDKSFSMNRVANGDTIEILPEPDIKDFYT
- the LOC106438716 gene encoding elongation factor Tu, mitochondrial, producing MASVALRNPTSKRLLPFSTQIYSRCGGSISSSPSISHSIGGGDDLSPSSFGASLWRSMATFTRNKPHVNVGTIGHVDHGKTTLTAAITKVLAEEGKAKAIAFDEIDKAPEEKKRGITIATAHVEYETAKRHYAHVDCPGHADYVKNMITGAAQMDGGILVVSGPDGPMPQTKEHILLARQVGVPSLVCFLNKVDVVDDPELLELVEMELRELLSFYKFPGDDIPIIRGSALCALQGTNDEIGRQAILKLMDAVDEYIPDPVRVLDKAFLMPIEDVFSIQGRGTVATGRIEQGVIKVGEEVEILGLKDGPPMKSTVTGVEMFKKILDNGQAGDNVGLLLRGLKREDIQRGMVIAKPGSCKTYKKFEAEIYVLTKDEGGRHTAFLSNYRPQFYLRTADITGRVELPDDVKMVMPGDNVTAVFELIMPVPLEIGQRFALREGGRTVGAGVVSKVMT